One stretch of Pseudoalteromonas shioyasakiensis DNA includes these proteins:
- a CDS encoding ArsC family reductase translates to MTIMYGISNCDTIKKAKKYLTDNNQEFTFHDYRKDGISAELVNEFAAHIDWQDLVNKRGTTYRQLSDEEKQNLDKESALELLVEQPAMIKRPVLVHNGQYYLGFKAAQYDEIFA, encoded by the coding sequence ATGACTATCATGTACGGTATCAGCAACTGCGATACAATTAAAAAAGCCAAGAAATATTTAACTGATAACAACCAAGAATTTACTTTCCATGATTACCGTAAAGACGGCATTAGTGCTGAGCTAGTTAATGAGTTTGCAGCACATATTGATTGGCAAGATTTAGTTAATAAACGCGGCACAACTTACCGCCAATTATCTGATGAGGAGAAACAAAACCTAGATAAAGAATCAGCATTAGAATTACTGGTTGAGCAACCTGCAATGATCAAGCGTCCGGTACTCGTGCATAACGGCCAGTACTACTTAGGTTTTAAAGCAGCTCAATACGATGAGATTTTTGCCTAA
- a CDS encoding M15 family metallopeptidase produces the protein MNQAELKQCATGSCSSHLVELQHHRLHRDIVDDFLALQQGAKEAGIDLTIASSFRDFQRQSAIWNAKFQGLRPVYTLAQKTVDLESLSDIEKCHAIMLYSALPGASRHHFGTDLDIYDNRPIDDDYQLQLTPDEYSATGPFAKLAAWLDDNLEKYGFYRPYQEYKGGVAPEPWHISHINASHKMMQYLSVETLQQCIEQSELIGKQAILAELNTLYERYVLNINTPKSKGCAF, from the coding sequence ATGAACCAAGCTGAGCTTAAACAATGCGCCACCGGGTCATGTAGCTCACATTTAGTTGAGCTACAACACCATCGCTTGCATCGTGATATTGTCGATGATTTTTTAGCTCTTCAGCAAGGTGCGAAAGAAGCGGGTATTGATCTGACAATTGCCTCAAGCTTTCGTGACTTTCAACGTCAAAGTGCTATTTGGAATGCAAAATTTCAGGGCCTTCGGCCGGTTTATACCCTTGCACAAAAAACGGTAGACTTAGAAAGCTTGAGTGATATTGAAAAGTGCCACGCTATAATGCTTTACTCCGCACTACCTGGGGCAAGCAGACATCACTTTGGCACCGACCTCGACATCTACGATAACCGCCCTATTGACGATGATTATCAGCTGCAATTAACGCCAGATGAGTATTCGGCCACTGGGCCGTTTGCAAAGCTTGCTGCATGGCTTGATGATAACCTCGAAAAGTATGGTTTTTATCGCCCTTACCAAGAATATAAAGGGGGGGTTGCCCCTGAGCCTTGGCATATCAGTCATATCAATGCATCGCATAAGATGATGCAATATTTGTCAGTTGAAACATTACAGCAATGTATTGAACAAAGTGAACTTATTGGCAAGCAAGCGATACTAGCCGAACTAAACACCCTGTATGAACGCTACGTGTTAAATATTAATACGCCAAAATCTAAAGGCTGCGCTTTTTAG
- the dapE gene encoding succinyl-diaminopimelate desuccinylase: MTHPVIELAQALIQRESVTPEDAGCQALINERLEKLGFNIESLFFTDTLNTWARKGDASPHFCFAGHTDVVPTGPEKNWQHPPFSALVKDGMLHGRGAADMKGSLAAMVVATERFVAKHPDHNGSISFLITSDEEGPFINGTTRVIDTLEARGEKIDLCLVGEPSSRDELGDVVKNGRRGSLTGFLTIKGVQGHVAYPHLAQNPIHLAAPALTELSQTEWDQGNEFFPATSFQVSNINGGTGAGNVIPGELEIQFNFRFSTEVTHQQLQQRVVDIVEKHNLNYELNWIVNGLPFLTDHGPLVDATVHAIKQVTGRETALETTGGTSDGRFIAQTGAKVIELGPRNETIHKVNECVSTEDLIQLADIYEIILEQLLT, from the coding sequence ATGACTCACCCTGTTATTGAACTTGCTCAAGCACTTATCCAGCGTGAATCAGTAACGCCTGAAGATGCCGGTTGCCAAGCGTTAATAAACGAACGTTTGGAAAAGCTAGGGTTTAATATAGAATCACTGTTTTTCACTGATACCTTAAATACATGGGCTCGTAAGGGAGATGCGTCACCGCATTTTTGTTTTGCGGGTCACACCGATGTTGTACCAACTGGTCCCGAGAAAAATTGGCAGCACCCGCCCTTTTCGGCACTAGTAAAAGACGGCATGTTACATGGTCGCGGTGCAGCCGATATGAAAGGTTCTTTAGCTGCAATGGTGGTTGCCACCGAGCGTTTTGTGGCTAAGCACCCAGATCATAATGGATCTATTTCGTTTTTAATTACTTCAGATGAAGAAGGCCCGTTCATCAACGGCACAACCCGTGTTATCGATACCCTTGAAGCGCGTGGTGAGAAGATTGATTTATGCTTAGTCGGCGAGCCATCATCACGGGATGAACTTGGCGATGTGGTAAAAAATGGTCGACGTGGCTCATTAACTGGCTTTTTAACCATTAAAGGTGTGCAAGGCCATGTTGCTTATCCGCATCTTGCTCAAAATCCGATTCACTTAGCCGCCCCTGCGTTAACTGAGCTAAGTCAAACCGAGTGGGATCAAGGTAACGAATTTTTCCCTGCAACGAGCTTTCAGGTTTCGAATATTAACGGTGGCACCGGTGCCGGAAATGTGATCCCAGGTGAACTTGAGATTCAATTTAACTTCCGCTTTAGCACAGAAGTTACACACCAGCAGCTACAACAACGAGTCGTTGATATTGTTGAAAAACACAATCTGAATTATGAGTTAAATTGGATTGTAAATGGACTGCCGTTTTTAACCGACCACGGCCCGTTAGTTGATGCAACTGTGCATGCTATTAAGCAGGTGACTGGACGCGAAACAGCGCTTGAAACCACTGGTGGGACATCTGATGGTCGTTTTATCGCACAAACAGGCGCTAAAGTCATTGAACTTGGCCCGCGTAATGAAACCATTCATAAAGTAAACGAATGTGTTAGCACAGAGGATTTAATTCAACTTGCTGATATCTACGAAATCATTTTAGAGCAACTGCTTACATGA
- a CDS encoding adenine DNA methylase — protein MHRRLFIGAALLLSGCSTIGITDLFQDYATQLKPVRQAISQNNIASAQQLLPSNSRGHSNYLLNQLETARLEFLAKQNSEANETFEAVYQNMEKKRQAAKVQLSAGLEQTNSLLTNDSVIGYEPAAYEMTMLHSYKALSYVFDKQLESALVEVRRANKVQEDALKDNQAVLDEQAEKAAEGYPDMAELIGNVKNGFQNAFTFYLSGLLYEADKQFDDAYIDYKKALEINSENSYLQQTVLRLAKKQGFDQDFEEFSKRFGKLKQTQANTGQVIVIAEQGLIPARQEFHLRLPIYTSRGDARFYSIAMPVYRDAPYAGSDKTVSLDGENLPLTPIVRLEALAAKTLKDQSAGRITRQVMRLVAKEKMRAELTRSGGDVGNILANIYNIASEQADTRSWSTLPSQLSIAQHAMPAGQHALSVPGHGEIDFTVSKQRLTLIFLTSINNYYDTHVVQL, from the coding sequence GTGCATCGACGTTTATTTATTGGAGCTGCTTTACTGTTATCTGGTTGCAGTACCATAGGTATTACTGATCTATTCCAAGATTATGCGACGCAGCTAAAACCTGTGCGCCAAGCTATTTCTCAAAATAACATAGCAAGTGCTCAGCAACTTTTGCCGAGTAACAGCCGAGGCCATAGTAACTATTTATTGAATCAGCTTGAAACGGCCCGTCTTGAGTTTTTGGCTAAACAAAATTCCGAGGCCAATGAGACCTTTGAAGCTGTTTATCAAAATATGGAAAAAAAGCGTCAAGCAGCCAAAGTACAGCTAAGTGCAGGCCTTGAACAAACAAACTCATTATTGACCAATGATTCAGTGATTGGTTATGAGCCAGCAGCCTATGAAATGACTATGCTGCATAGCTACAAAGCACTGAGCTATGTATTTGATAAACAACTTGAATCTGCATTAGTTGAAGTTAGACGTGCTAATAAAGTGCAAGAAGATGCATTAAAAGACAACCAAGCTGTACTTGATGAACAAGCAGAAAAGGCAGCCGAAGGCTACCCTGATATGGCTGAGCTAATTGGTAATGTCAAAAATGGCTTTCAAAATGCCTTTACGTTTTATTTGTCTGGTCTACTTTATGAGGCAGATAAACAGTTTGATGATGCCTATATCGACTATAAGAAAGCACTCGAAATAAATAGCGAAAATAGCTACTTACAGCAAACAGTGTTACGCCTTGCCAAAAAGCAAGGGTTTGATCAGGATTTTGAAGAATTTAGCAAACGCTTTGGCAAGCTAAAGCAAACTCAAGCAAACACAGGCCAAGTAATTGTAATTGCAGAGCAAGGGTTAATACCAGCAAGGCAAGAGTTTCATTTACGATTACCCATTTATACCTCCCGGGGTGATGCACGCTTTTACAGTATTGCCATGCCTGTTTATCGCGATGCGCCTTATGCGGGCAGTGATAAAACAGTGAGTCTCGATGGCGAAAACTTACCGCTGACACCCATTGTTAGGCTTGAAGCGCTGGCAGCAAAAACTTTAAAAGATCAAAGTGCTGGCAGAATAACCCGCCAGGTTATGCGTTTGGTTGCGAAAGAAAAGATGCGTGCAGAATTGACAAGAAGCGGCGGCGATGTCGGTAATATTTTAGCGAATATTTATAACATTGCATCAGAGCAAGCTGATACGCGAAGCTGGTCGACTTTACCAAGTCAACTGAGTATTGCTCAGCACGCGATGCCAGCAGGTCAGCACGCTTTAAGCGTGCCAGGGCATGGCGAAATAGACTTTACGGTTAGTAAGCAAAGGTTAACCTTGATTTTTCTAACCTCTATAAATAACTACTACGACACACATGTTGTACAACTCTAG
- a CDS encoding DMT family transporter, translated as MSTVLYTLIALSAFAANSLLCRMALQSGDIDPLSFTAIRLASGAFMLLGLLLWQAKLRQLKSQRAKPLSDKGNNISALSLFVYALCFSVAYVDLNTGTGALILFSAVQLTMIGHSVLKKEPLSKVQWGALFVAFAGFIYLMLPSATVPSFMPAMLMALSGVAWGVYSIRGKSCSSPLQATSFNFLRSLILVPILVFLAVVDWQGITATGVYLAIASGALASGLGYSIWYIALPRLKSSQAGVVQLTVPVLATLAGVVFLDEQLTARLITASALILGAVLVFLMTKKRSL; from the coding sequence TTGAGCACCGTACTGTATACCTTGATTGCACTTAGTGCTTTTGCAGCTAATTCTTTGCTGTGCCGAATGGCATTACAAAGTGGTGATATTGATCCTTTGAGCTTTACTGCTATTCGCTTAGCAAGTGGGGCGTTTATGTTGCTTGGCTTACTGTTATGGCAAGCAAAGTTAAGGCAATTAAAATCGCAAAGGGCTAAACCTTTATCCGATAAAGGTAACAATATCAGCGCCCTTAGTTTATTTGTTTACGCGCTGTGCTTTTCAGTTGCTTATGTTGATTTAAATACAGGTACAGGCGCACTTATCTTATTTTCTGCAGTGCAGTTAACCATGATAGGCCATAGTGTTTTAAAGAAAGAGCCGCTCAGTAAAGTGCAGTGGGGGGCTTTATTTGTCGCATTTGCGGGTTTTATTTACCTAATGCTGCCCTCAGCGACGGTGCCTTCTTTCATGCCAGCAATGCTCATGGCGTTAAGTGGTGTAGCGTGGGGTGTTTACAGTATTCGTGGAAAATCATGCAGCTCACCTTTGCAAGCAACCAGCTTTAATTTTCTAAGAAGTTTAATACTTGTGCCAATTTTAGTCTTTCTAGCCGTTGTCGATTGGCAGGGTATCACAGCAACAGGCGTTTATTTGGCGATAGCTTCAGGAGCTTTAGCATCAGGCCTTGGTTATAGCATTTGGTATATTGCACTACCAAGGCTTAAAAGTAGCCAAGCAGGTGTGGTACAGCTAACGGTTCCAGTGCTTGCTACGTTAGCTGGGGTGGTATTTTTAGATGAGCAATTAACAGCGCGTTTAATCACAGCCAGCGCCTTGATTCTTGGCGCTGTACTGGTGTTTTTAATGACTAAAAAGCGCAGCCTTTAG
- a CDS encoding ACT domain-containing protein, whose protein sequence is MSKQTLQLHSEELTIHSLDVDATIDPTLLQQAIFFIAKTADELSIVCPSSFELDSLDQETDWLALEVIGPLGFSLTGIMANISGVLAKASISIFALSTYDTDYVLVKKQSMAKAITALKKDGYHVLGDVK, encoded by the coding sequence ATGTCAAAACAAACGTTACAACTTCATAGTGAAGAACTTACCATTCATAGTTTAGATGTCGATGCGACGATTGATCCTACCCTACTTCAACAAGCTATTTTCTTTATTGCTAAAACCGCTGATGAGTTGTCTATAGTGTGTCCAAGTAGTTTTGAGCTAGACAGTCTTGATCAAGAAACGGATTGGTTGGCACTTGAGGTGATTGGCCCTCTTGGTTTTTCACTAACAGGTATCATGGCAAATATTTCTGGAGTACTGGCAAAAGCGTCGATTTCGATTTTTGCTTTATCAACTTACGATACCGATTATGTACTGGTGAAGAAGCAAAGTATGGCCAAGGCAATTACAGCCCTGAAAAAAGACGGTTACCATGTGCTAGGTGATGTTAAATAA
- a CDS encoding PTS glucose transporter subunit IIA, whose product MTNEVQYLPERSLRKARCMAIKSPFTGRVKSISEHPEPFFRFATLGPSISVELTSHNIIAPFDGTLLQVKNAGKEYILQAKNGLKVLLNLSFSSVEEHINHTNIAKLNGSKISQGERLAYFDLRELSSPMLGTLCVLNSQHLGPLYYSLSQVIAGVDTLLTVTKK is encoded by the coding sequence ATGACTAACGAAGTTCAATATTTACCCGAACGCAGCCTCAGAAAAGCGCGCTGCATGGCTATTAAAAGCCCATTTACTGGGCGTGTAAAAAGCATTAGCGAGCACCCAGAGCCATTTTTCCGCTTTGCGACACTTGGACCAAGTATTAGTGTTGAATTAACTAGTCACAACATCATCGCACCATTCGATGGCACCCTATTACAAGTTAAAAATGCCGGTAAAGAATACATTTTACAGGCAAAAAACGGTTTAAAAGTTTTATTAAACTTATCGTTTTCATCGGTTGAAGAACATATTAATCACACCAATATTGCAAAATTAAATGGCAGTAAAATTAGCCAGGGTGAACGGTTAGCCTATTTTGATTTACGCGAGCTGAGCAGCCCAATGCTCGGTACTCTTTGCGTACTCAATAGCCAACACCTTGGCCCTCTGTATTATTCACTATCTCAGGTCATTGCTGGGGTAGACACATTACTCACTGTAACTAAAAAGTAG
- the pta gene encoding phosphate acetyltransferase: MARRIMLIPISTGVGLTSVSVGLVRALEQKALKVNFFKPIAQPRSGDTGPEKSTQIVTHGSPINPPTPFDLSYAEQMIGDGKGDDLLEEIVERFESTIKEDEIAIIEGMVPTRRQPYAGRVNREIAQTLGADIVFVLTPSNDSNDQIEDRLEIASGNYGGVNHPRVLGCIFNKVNAPLDDEGRARADLVEAHEPEQLENELNRLASLPIFRKHPFKLLGSIPWDFDLVAPRVRDLCEYLKAEVINEGDMAHRRLRRVTFCARTVSNILSHFTPGALLVTPGDRSDVLVAACLSAMNGTKLGAILLTGGFKPEDRIMKLCEQAMDTGLPIIATEEDTWRTSLLLHNFNMEVPCDDDQRIDKVKDHNASHIDSDWLDSLAQSVGRTRKMSPPAFRFLLTDKARQANKTVVLPEGNEPRTIKAAAICGQRGIAKTILLGDKEEILRIAEQQGVELNDNVTIIEPADVINDYVAPMVEIRKNKGLTEVVAQEQLLDNVVLGTMMLEQGKVDGLVSGAVNTTANTIRPPLQLIKTAPGSSLVSSVFFMLLPDQVLVYGDCAINPDPTAEQLADIAIQSADSAAAFGIEPRVAMISYSTGTSGSGADVEKVREATKLAQQKRPDLVIDGPLQYDAAIIENVAIKKAPDSPVAGKATVFVFPDLNTGNTTYKAVQRSADLISIGPMLQGMRKPVNDLSRGALVDDIVYTIALTAIQAKQVESIEN, from the coding sequence ATGGCACGTAGAATTATGTTGATCCCTATTTCAACTGGGGTTGGTTTAACGTCTGTTTCTGTTGGTTTGGTACGTGCGCTAGAGCAAAAAGCGCTTAAAGTTAACTTTTTCAAACCCATTGCACAGCCACGCTCTGGCGATACAGGCCCAGAAAAGTCGACGCAAATTGTTACCCATGGCTCGCCAATTAATCCACCGACACCATTCGATTTGAGCTATGCAGAGCAAATGATTGGTGATGGTAAAGGCGACGACTTACTAGAAGAAATCGTAGAGCGCTTTGAAAGCACCATTAAAGAAGACGAAATCGCCATTATCGAGGGTATGGTGCCAACACGTCGTCAGCCTTATGCTGGACGCGTAAACCGTGAAATTGCGCAAACGCTAGGTGCTGATATTGTTTTTGTTTTAACGCCTAGTAATGATAGCAATGACCAAATTGAAGACCGTTTAGAAATCGCCTCTGGCAACTATGGCGGTGTTAATCACCCTCGCGTGTTAGGCTGTATTTTCAATAAAGTAAATGCGCCATTGGATGACGAAGGTCGTGCACGTGCAGATCTTGTTGAGGCCCATGAACCTGAACAACTCGAGAACGAATTAAACCGTTTAGCATCGCTGCCTATTTTCAGAAAGCACCCATTTAAGTTATTAGGCTCAATTCCTTGGGATTTTGACCTAGTAGCACCGCGTGTACGAGATTTATGTGAATACTTAAAAGCTGAAGTAATTAACGAAGGTGACATGGCTCACCGCCGTTTACGTCGCGTCACTTTCTGTGCCCGTACAGTGTCGAATATCTTAAGCCACTTTACCCCTGGAGCATTGCTGGTAACTCCTGGCGATCGCTCTGATGTATTAGTTGCAGCTTGTTTATCAGCCATGAATGGCACCAAGCTTGGGGCAATTTTATTAACTGGTGGTTTTAAACCTGAAGATCGCATTATGAAATTATGTGAACAAGCGATGGATACAGGTTTACCAATTATCGCAACAGAAGAAGATACGTGGCGTACCTCACTGTTACTGCATAACTTCAATATGGAAGTGCCTTGTGATGATGATCAACGCATCGATAAAGTAAAAGATCACAACGCCAGCCATATTGACTCAGACTGGTTAGACAGCCTTGCACAAAGTGTTGGTCGTACTCGTAAAATGTCTCCTCCAGCATTTCGCTTCTTACTAACGGATAAAGCCCGTCAAGCGAATAAAACGGTTGTTTTACCAGAAGGTAATGAGCCACGTACTATTAAAGCTGCTGCTATTTGTGGTCAACGTGGTATTGCTAAAACAATCCTTCTTGGCGATAAAGAAGAGATTTTACGTATTGCTGAACAACAAGGTGTTGAGCTTAACGATAACGTAACCATTATTGAGCCAGCTGATGTAATCAACGATTACGTGGCGCCTATGGTAGAGATTCGTAAAAACAAAGGCTTAACAGAAGTGGTCGCACAAGAGCAATTACTAGATAACGTAGTACTTGGCACCATGATGCTTGAACAAGGTAAAGTAGACGGCTTGGTGTCAGGTGCTGTTAACACAACAGCTAACACGATTCGCCCACCGCTACAATTGATTAAAACGGCTCCGGGTTCATCGTTAGTATCATCGGTATTCTTTATGCTATTACCTGATCAAGTACTTGTTTACGGTGACTGCGCTATCAATCCAGATCCTACCGCTGAGCAATTAGCTGATATTGCTATTCAATCGGCTGATTCAGCTGCCGCATTTGGCATTGAACCTCGCGTTGCAATGATCAGCTACAGCACGGGTACGTCAGGCTCAGGCGCTGATGTAGAGAAAGTCCGTGAAGCCACTAAGCTTGCCCAGCAAAAGCGCCCAGACTTAGTGATTGATGGCCCGCTTCAATACGATGCAGCTATTATTGAAAATGTAGCAATTAAGAAAGCACCCGATAGCCCTGTGGCAGGTAAAGCAACTGTGTTTGTATTCCCAGACTTGAATACTGGTAATACAACTTACAAAGCAGTACAACGTAGTGCTGATTTAATTAGTATTGGCCCGATGCTTCAAGGTATGCGCAAGCCGGTAAATGACTTAAGTCGTGGTGCATTAGTAGACGATATTGTTTACACCATTGCCCTTACAGCGATTCAAGCTAAGCAAGTCGAAAGCATAGAAAATTAA